From Apteryx mantelli isolate bAptMan1 chromosome 14, bAptMan1.hap1, whole genome shotgun sequence, the proteins below share one genomic window:
- the MFAP3 gene encoding microfibril-associated glycoprotein 3: MKLSYCLLILTVSVGLAIGFTVENVVSNRTVVLGSFNTSLHPVFQALVSSPAHHDIIAKEGTSVLIECKVNTSQYEYIFWYNSRGHLLEQKDEGGRWWIADNSLNITKVNFADRGRYTCAAVNRNDTLFYTVTLRVIFTSGDMSIYYMIVCLVAFAITLILNITRLCMMSSHLRKTEKAINEFFRTEGAEKLQKAFEIAKRIPIITSAKTLELAKVTQFKTMEFARYIEELARSIPLPPLILNCRAFMEEIFEAVRVDDPDEVGEEVKQTQACGAQAAIYPINPEIKRSDSPAGDSDDGSMNEQGQEIAVQVSIHLQSEVQSIDTVSHDSCQFAPSEEGTC; encoded by the exons ATGAAGCTCAGCTACTGTCTGTTAATTTTGACTGTTAGTGTTGGTCTTGCGATTGGATTTACCGTGGAAAATGTAGTTTCTAACAGGACAGTTGTTTTGGGCTCCTTCAATACATCACTTCATCCAGTATTTCAAGCTCTAGTGAGCTCTCCAGCACACCATGATATCATAGCCAAGGAGGGGACCAGTGTTTTAATTGAATGTAAAGTGAACACCAGCCAATATGAGTATATTTTTTGGTATAACTCCAGAGGACACCTGCTTGAACAAAAAGATGAAG GTGGACGGTGGTGGATTGCTGATAATTCCCTTAACATCACAAAGGTCAACTTTGCTGACCGGGGGCGATATACATGTGCAGCTGTTAATCGTAATGACACCTTGTTTTACACAGTCACCCTGAGGGTTATCTTCACCTCAGGAGACATGAGTATCTACTACATGATTGTATGCCTAGTTGCCTTCGCCATCACCCTCATTTTAAACATTACCCGTCTGTGCATGATGAGCAGTCACCTCCGCAAAACAGAGAAGGCTATTAATGAGTTCTTCAGGACAGAGGGGGCTGAGAAACTTCAGAAGGCTTTTGAGATAGCCAAGCGTATTCCTATCATTACATCTGCCAAAACACTAGAGTTGGCCAAAGTCACTCAGTTTAAGACCATGGAGTTTGCTCGATACATTGAAGAGCTTGCCAGAAGTATTCCCCTTCCACCACTGATCCTTAACTGCAGGGCATTCATGGAAGAGATCTTTGAGGCAGTGCGAGTTGATGATCCCGATGAAGTTGGTGAGGAGGTGAAACAAACCCAAGCCTGTGGTGCCCAAGCTGCAATATATCCCATCAACCCGGAGATCAAGCGCAGCGATTCACCAGCTGGGGATTCAGATGATGGGTCCATGAATGAACAAGGCCAAGAGATAGCCGTTCAGGTGTCCATTCACCTGCAGTCAGAAGTACAGAGcattgacacagtctctcatgacagcTGCCAGTTTGCTCCTTCTGAGGAAGGCACCTGCTGA